Proteins from one Parasteatoda tepidariorum isolate YZ-2023 chromosome 4, CAS_Ptep_4.0, whole genome shotgun sequence genomic window:
- the LOC107452137 gene encoding SRSF protein kinase 3 has product MNSDVNRKVMAIQAKKKRSKGPKSKLKSRPEVTESRKASNVRLSDSELHFEDEEDEEILGSDDDEQEDPRDYCKGGYHPVKIGDLFHSRYHVIRKLGWGHFSTVWLCWDLVGKRFVALKVVKSASHYTETALDEIKLLRSVRDTDPNNCYREKVVQLLDDFKISGVNGTHVCMVFEVLGHNLLKLIIRSNYQGIPLSNVKLIIRQVLEGLDYLHRYCKIIHTDIKPENILIAVDETYVRKLAYEATQWQKLGLRLPGSLVSTAPKEFRGPNPNIKMSKNKKKKMRKKAKRQQELLEMQMQQLEELEMEENLNQERPGDCDNAEDDSETIDNERCNGSSDDNCGGQSICITKSSYGHSPSTSVSPSKEEYCENVPRIGSVERPRLSVSAEGLCNGHEDNVDDSYLSSRGRLERSESTLAPSSHQKSKEPEIRRVASCPENDKPMDHKPDPVHEVCDISVKIADLGNACWVHHHFTEDIQTRQYRCLEVLLGAGYGPPADIWSTACMAFELATGDYLFEPHSGEDYSRDEDHLAHIIELLGDIPKYISFSGKYSRDFFRKNGELRHITKLKPWGLYAVLVEKYEWDAGEAQAFTDFLLPMLAFDPADRAKASDCLKHPWLVS; this is encoded by the exons ATGAATTCTGATGTAAATCGGAAAG tcATGGCCATTCAGGCTAAGAAAAAGCGATCTAAAGGACCAAAATCTAAGTTGAAAAGTCGACCAGAAGTCACTGAGTCACGAAAAGC atctaATGTTCGACTAAGTGATTCAGAATTGCATTTTGAAGATGAAGAGGATGAAGAAATTTTAGGTTCAGATGATGATGAGCAGGAAGATCCTCGTGACTATTGTAAAG gtGGTTATCACCCAGTGAAAATTGGGGATTTGTTTCATAGTCGCTATCATGTGATTCGCAAACTTGGATGGGGTCATTTTTCTACAGTTTGGCTTTGTTGGGATTTAgt GGGCAAGCGATTTGTTgctttaaaagttgtaaaaagtGCATCACATTATACTGAAACAGCTCTTGATGAAATTAAACTTCTCCGATCT gtTAGAGATACAGATCCGAATAATTGCTACAGAGAAAAAGTTGTACAATTActtgatgattttaaaatatcgggtgTGAATGGAACAC atGTTTGCATGGTATTTGAGGTGTTGggtcataatttattaaagcttATCATTCGATCTAACTACCAAGGAATACCATTATCAAATGTGAAGTTAATCATTAGACAG gtgCTTGAAGGTTTAGATTACTTGCATCGATATTGTAAGATAATCCATACAGATATTAAACCTGAAAATATCCTAATAGCTGTAGATGAAACATATGTGAGAAAACTAGCATATGAAGCAACTCAGTGGCAAAAATTGGGTCTCAGGCTTCCTGGTTCTTTAG tgAGTACAGCTCCTAAAGAGTTTAGAGGTCCTAacccaaatattaaaatgtctaaaaataaaaagaagaaaatgcgCAAAAAAGCTAAGCGGCAACAAGAGCTATTGGAAATGCAAATGCAACAACTTGAAGAATTAGAAATGGAGGAAAATTTAAACCAG GAAAGACCAGGTGATTGTGATAATGCAGAAGATGATTCCGAAACAATCGACAATGAGAGATGCAATGGCAGCTCAGATGACAATTGTGGTG gaCAAAGCATCTGCATCACTAAATCATCATATGGGCATTCACCTAGTACATCTGTTTCCCCTTCAAAAGAAGAATATTGTGAAAATGTGCCTAGAATTGGGAGTGTGGAAAGACCAAGACTATCAGTTTCTGCCGAAGGTCTGTGCAATGGTCATGAAGATAATGTAGATGATTCTTATTTATCATCAAGGGGCAGGCTTGAAAGGTCTGAAAGTACACTTGCTCCTTCTTCTCATCAAAAATCTAAAGAGCCGGAAATAAGAAGAGTTGCTTCTTGTCCTg AAAACGACAAACCGATGGACCATAAGCCTGATCCAGTTCATGAAGTTTGTGATATATCTGTAAAAATAGCTGATTTGGGCAATGCGTGTTGGGTT catCACCATTTCACAGAAGATATTCAAACTAGACAATATAGGTGCTTAGAAGTTTTGTTAGGTGCCGGGTATGGACCACCTGCAGATATTTGGAGTACCGCTTGTatg gcATTTGAGCTAGCAACTGGTGATTACCTGTTTGAACCTCATTCTGGTGAAGATTACTCCAGAGATGAAGATCACTTAGCACATATAATTGAACTTTTAGGTGATATACCaaagtatatttcattttctggGAAATATTCTCGTGACT TCTTTCGTAAAAACG GTGAACTGCGACATATTACAAAACTGAAGCCTTGGGGTCTGTATGCAGTGCtagttgaaaaatatgaatgggATGCCGGTGAAGCGCAGGCGTTCACTGACTTTTTACTTCCTATGTTAGCTTTTGATCCAGCTGACCGTGCTAAAGCTTCAGACTGCTTAAAGCATCCGTGGTTAGTTTCatga